Part of the Leptodactylus fuscus isolate aLepFus1 chromosome 6, aLepFus1.hap2, whole genome shotgun sequence genome, gagtaaatttcacgatcgtgatcggaattccgaggtcagaagttatctcaagattagctcaactctattcatgtatatatcattaatagggttgagtgattgagatcgagaaagatcggatctcaatcagaaatcgagcaaatttcatgatcaggatcggctggaaaatgatcggaaattggattttaaaatcgatcctgaaatctgaagttCGGCTCAACCTTAGTTTTTAGATAAACacgtgtctgaatagcctttaaccccttagcgacccttgacgtaactgtacgtcatgggtcgcatggggatgtatggagcgagctcacacgctgagctcgctccatacacggcagatgccggctgtataatacagccaggacctgccaataacagcagcggtcggtgcccgagccgatcgctgctgttaaccctttacacactgcggtcaaacgtgaccgcagtgtgtaaacggcgccggcggcatgggcgccgccatgtttcgccgatcgccgccctcctgaacgtcacatgagggcggtgatcggttgctatgacagccggaagcctattgaaggcttccaggcttgtctctgcactagatctattagacgatgccagaggccagaggcatcgtctaatagaagtgctgcgattttgctattcactgcaatactgtagtattgcagtgaatagtatgagcgatcagactccctaggtttcaaggtacctaaggggtctgatcataaatgtataacaagaaaaaaaaaagtttttaaaagtattaaaaaaataaaaaaaatataaaagttcaaatcacccccctttccctagattagctataaaagtaattaaagaacattaaacataaacatattaggtatccctgcgctccaaaatgcccgaactattagaatattaaaacatttatcccgtactgcgaacggcgtagcggcaaaaaaaataaaaaccgccaaaaagcgtttttttcaacactttgcctcctataaaaaattgaataaaaagtgatcaaaccatcagatctttccccaaatgatatcaatagaaacgtcatcttgtcccgcataaaaagacaccacaaccagctccatacatagaaatatgaaaaagttacaggtgttagaacatgatgacacaaatttttttttctattttgcaaagtttatcattttttaaaaagtatcaaaacatttcaaatactatataaatttggtatcaccgcgtttgtactgacacatagaacacaggtaacatgtcatttgtaccaaacagtgaacgctgtaaaaattaaacccataagaaaatggcgcaaatgcattttttctccaattgcgcctcattctgaattttttttccagcttcccagtacattgcacagcatattgaatgatgccattacaaagtacaatttgtcccgcaaacaataagccatcatgtgactctgtgaactgaaaaatgaaaaagttatggctcttgaaatgtgaggagggaaaaacgaaaatgcgaaaccaaaaaatggccgggtccttaaggggttaaaaaggctattctactactgccTTTGCATTTTCAATTTACCCCACCGTTTCTTTATAAATCGCTATAATGGCTTATGCAAATGAACCCCAGAGCACCCTGGGCGTgccccagggcctccgagcaccctCCTGCGTCATACTTTTTATACAGCACCCTCCACTGCTTGTTCTccgtctgtcctcctcctccttgcatACTGTGCTGCCATCTTTTCACGCTGTAGCAGTTTGAATCTCAGGCATGCACAGTTCCGCTCTGGTCAGAGAGGTACTGCCCATGTCCGagcaccattttggtgtagttcgctGGAGAACTGAGTATactacatactatattacacagcaTGGACCTGGCTTTTGTTGCCCGAGTCAGAGGTAATGCGATTTTATCTACATAGCCCACCAAAagcattaataaaagctaaatattatatacagtacatcctAAAATAGTGGCATGTGACAATTCAGCTtgtcatacaaaaaaataaaccctccacatgggaaaaaaaaaaaaagattttgaaatGCAGAGACAGACAAATAAGAAAAGTCATTGGAGGATTCACTATTGATAAAAGGGTCACAAAACTGGAGAATTTCCTTAACCTGAGATACTTAGCATTTAAAGTTTTTGCACATTATTTCTTTTTCCACCAATGATTTCCTTGCAGTCCTATTTTCCAGGTTCCTTCATTCTACATGTTACTTCTTTCTACCTTCCCTTTGATTCTGTATAGTGACTTTTCTATATGTGGGCAAATCAATTGTTGAGGTTATACACAtttcagtcacattaatgtgaccacctgtcaaaatccagaataaccacctttggcagagcggaccgctgtaagacgtgcaggaagagagggatgTTGTGATAATATTCACTGGGAtgctgagccatgccgactccagtgccgtggccagctgcgctaggttatgcggttgagcatccatggcacgaacaacccgatcgaggtggtcccacagattctcgattgggttcaagtccagggaatttgctggccaagggagtacgataaactcatcctggtgctcctcgaatcaTGCACGTAcaatgcgagctttatgacatgtcacattgtcctgctggtagatgccatcgtcctgaggaaaaacaattcgcatgtaggggtgaacatggtccgcaaggatagatgcatacttgtttgatccatcgtgccttccacaatgatgagtgcacccaaatggctgatgacacgtgccttctctggttatttaatgttgacgtaaaaagtaggcggtggtcacattaatatgactggactgtgtaaatagTAATATAATAGGATCTATGAATACCAATGGAAACTAATTAATTAACCATTTCTTTTCATTTTAGGAACAGAAAGATTGCTCTTAATATTTGGTGATATTTCTTGGGAGGATGAAAACAATTTCACTTTGCTTCACTATGCGGTCGCTGAAGGAAACTTTGAGAGAGTGAACCATTTTCTCGGCTTGAATGCCAATGTCAATAGCCGCACAGTGAGTGGATCCACACCGCTCATCTTAGCAGTGCAGAGAAAACTACTCGATATATGTTCTTGCTTAATAGAGAATGGAGCCGATGTCAACATTATGGATGAAGACAAATGGTCACCATTGCACTTTGCTGCCCAAGTAGGAGATGATCGTATAGCTCGGTTACTTTTAGACAATGGAGCACGTGTTGATGCATTGGAACGTGATGATTGGACACCACTACATTTGGCCTCCCAAAATGGTTTTGAGAACGTTGCCCGTGTACTTTTCACACGCCATGCCAACCCAAATTGTCATGAAATAGATGGGAAAACACCACTGCATGTAGCTTCCTGCTATGGTCACTATAATATTGTCAAGCTTCTTATAAGCCAAGGGGCTGACCCAGACATCAAGCAAAAAAATCAAAGGACTCCCCTTCACATTGCTGCTGATAGGGGTTGCTTTCGAGTGGTACAACACCTAATACAGAAAGGAGCCCTTGTAAACACTGTTGATCTCAACCAGTATACCCCTTTGCACATGGCGGTTGTGAAAAACAAGACTTTAATCTGTAAACACCTTATAAAGCACGGAGCCAATGTTAATGTGAAGACCAGCCAGAACTGGACGCCTTTGCACCTTGCAATATTTAAAGGACACGGTGAGATTGTACAATTACTCAAGGAAAGCAACGCCCAATTGGATGCTGTTGGAGATATGACATGGACTCCGCTTCATCTGGCTGTTCGTTATAGTGAAGACTCCATCACCTCTCTTCTACTAGACCTAGGGGCTAACCCAAATGTTGCCGAAATGTCTGGTTGGACACCACTTCATTTTGCTGTTCAAAGGGGGTCTTTTTGCAGTGTTATTAAGCTAATAGAAAACAAAGCTGATGTAGATGCTCAAAATAAGTTCGGCTGGACACCATTACACGTGGCCGTACTAAATGCTAATGCTGCCATTGTGAAAACTTTACTCCGGTCTAATGCCAAACAGAATATAGAAGACAGCAGTGGTTGCACGGCATTACAATTGGCAATACGGAACCAAAAACACAACATTATCTCTCTCCTAGAAGGAGGACCAGACACTTCATCCAACAGCTCAGCTGAAGAGGATTTAGGTCCTTTCCTCCATTTTCAGGAATAGAATGGGGCAGTTTGACTGTGTTCATATTTATTTGTATCTTTGTTTTTAGAAAACAAATATTGATACCTATAGCTATTCATGTGAGCGGGATACAGGCCCTCATAGGATATAGAAACACGAGAACTAGATCAATAACTTGTCAAAACAAAATTAATATATTAGTCAAAACACAGCTTGTTCAATGGAGCAGAGTGTATCCACAAGGGGCATAACTAGGAAAGACTGGGTCCCTTAAAACGTTTTGCCtgctgtcccccctccccccagaaaATTAGAAATTACATCTCCCCTTATCTACCTCTTCAACCCACAAGAAATCAGAAGTTGTAAATTCAGAGCTTTACTGCCCtcccactataatgtccccttggCCCCTTTTCTGCCccacgcacacagtataataagataagataagataatcctttaatagtcccacaatggggaaatttcagtgatacagtttcatagatggtacagtagtatataacaagagagaaacacatacaagctcatggcagatagagaaatactaggaatcatagcaactaaaaagaaagaaacacagacacactgcaggatcatttagttctctgtgtgaagtgatgttaataatacagccgaatgtggttgtaggacatgaggaaggggggggggggtgtcacagcATGtagcacgttttttttttttt contains:
- the ANKK1 gene encoding ankyrin repeat and protein kinase domain-containing protein 1 — translated: MAEDGEERFGNLTQFRKEDFENEWTPIALGGFGKVYKVRHKKWWSVYAVKCSSAFYGDPELESTTYNNLMEEASKMEKIKFRYIVQIYGICTNPLGIVMEYMENGSLEKLIPNLILSWQLKFRFIHEIALGMNFLHIMSPPLLHLDLKPGNILLDEHLHVKISDFGLSKWKENSTRKEYIERSAIKGTLNYIPPEVFLESTRVPGTKYDVYSYSIVMWELLTQKKPFVGNSMMTVIVKVAAGQRPPLEDISEDRPVECQQMIDLMKRCWSQDPNKRPSFSAIIVESHMLLCLIQSPLPEHDSPGPATVQDPLKSSAAELPNGNSDNSQPLSTPSSLSSGTERLLLIFGDISWEDENNFTLLHYAVAEGNFERVNHFLGLNANVNSRTVSGSTPLILAVQRKLLDICSCLIENGADVNIMDEDKWSPLHFAAQVGDDRIARLLLDNGARVDALERDDWTPLHLASQNGFENVARVLFTRHANPNCHEIDGKTPLHVASCYGHYNIVKLLISQGADPDIKQKNQRTPLHIAADRGCFRVVQHLIQKGALVNTVDLNQYTPLHMAVVKNKTLICKHLIKHGANVNVKTSQNWTPLHLAIFKGHGEIVQLLKESNAQLDAVGDMTWTPLHLAVRYSEDSITSLLLDLGANPNVAEMSGWTPLHFAVQRGSFCSVIKLIENKADVDAQNKFGWTPLHVAVLNANAAIVKTLLRSNAKQNIEDSSGCTALQLAIRNQKHNIISLLEGGPDTSSNSSAEEDLGPFLHFQE